From a single Nitrospira sp. genomic region:
- the urtB gene encoding urea ABC transporter permease subunit UrtB: MRIAMKPVVDLLKNRANLASASPDTRRSAAADLAMGGRAEAIPFLKAAAATEDVWWVRYTMQEAQALLEVQAADPAVQLAAVTQLGDLRSLNSVSALQAIVEAAQAPAASAAQQTLATAAATSIAQIESWSSWATAIETLFRGISLSSILLIMSLGLAIVFGLMGVINMAHGELMMVGAYATFMTQQAFQAWVAPEAFDWYFPVALPVAFVSAAAFGWLLEATVIRFLYGRLLETLLATWGVSLILMQAARVYFGDLTAVIAPEALRGGAQVMVGVYLPYNRIFIILLSIVCVLGIYFLLFRSTLGIRVRAVTQNRNMSACLGIPTRKVDAYTFAFASGLAGIAGWALTMVGNVDPGLGQNYIVDSFMVVVTGGVGKLAGTIWAALGIGGLNKLIEPFSGAVYGKVFILVGVILFLQWRPQGLFAAKGRSADA; encoded by the coding sequence GTGCGGATTGCGATGAAACCGGTGGTCGACCTGCTGAAGAATCGGGCCAACCTGGCGAGCGCCTCGCCGGATACGCGGCGATCGGCGGCGGCGGACCTTGCGATGGGGGGACGCGCCGAGGCCATTCCGTTTCTGAAGGCTGCGGCCGCGACGGAGGACGTCTGGTGGGTGCGGTACACCATGCAAGAGGCGCAAGCCCTGCTGGAGGTGCAGGCGGCGGACCCGGCCGTTCAGCTGGCGGCCGTCACCCAGCTGGGAGACCTGCGGAGCCTGAATAGCGTGAGTGCGCTCCAGGCGATCGTGGAGGCGGCGCAAGCCCCGGCGGCGAGCGCCGCGCAGCAGACCCTGGCGACGGCGGCGGCCACGTCCATCGCGCAAATCGAATCCTGGTCCTCGTGGGCCACCGCGATCGAGACCCTGTTCCGGGGGATCAGCCTGAGTTCCATTCTCCTCATCATGTCCTTAGGGCTCGCCATCGTCTTCGGGTTGATGGGCGTCATCAACATGGCGCACGGCGAGCTGATGATGGTGGGGGCCTATGCCACCTTCATGACCCAACAAGCCTTTCAAGCCTGGGTGGCCCCCGAGGCCTTCGACTGGTACTTCCCCGTGGCCCTGCCCGTGGCGTTTGTCTCGGCGGCGGCCTTTGGGTGGCTCCTCGAAGCCACCGTCATTCGGTTTCTCTACGGGCGGCTGCTCGAGACCCTGCTCGCCACCTGGGGCGTGAGCCTGATCTTGATGCAAGCGGCGCGCGTCTACTTCGGCGATTTGACCGCCGTGATTGCGCCCGAGGCCCTGCGCGGGGGCGCCCAAGTCATGGTCGGCGTCTACCTGCCGTACAACCGGATCTTCATCATCCTCCTCTCGATCGTGTGCGTCCTGGGGATTTATTTCTTGCTCTTCCGCTCCACCCTGGGCATTCGCGTGCGCGCCGTCACCCAAAATCGCAACATGAGCGCGTGCCTGGGGATCCCCACGCGCAAAGTCGATGCGTATACCTTCGCCTTTGCCTCGGGGCTGGCGGGCATTGCGGGCTGGGCCCTCACCATGGTGGGCAACGTCGATCCGGGCCTGGGCCAGAACTACATCGTCGATTCCTTCATGGTCGTGGTCACCGGGGGCGTGGGCAAACTGGCCGGCACCATCTGGGCCGCCCTGGGGATCGGCGGGTTGAACAAGCTCATTGAACCGTTCAGCGGGGCCGTCTACGGCAAAGTCTTTATCCTCGTGGGCGTGATTCTCTTCCTGCAATGGCGGCCGCAGGGCTTGTTTGCGGCGAAAGGACGGAGTGCCGATGCCTGA
- a CDS encoding pentapeptide repeat-containing protein, which translates to MIAVASYESSATCVVAPRTSDPSAELVTHLPSTCSPDERDAHAVAGEAVIDAIAQGRRVDLVGVVIRGDLVFDRLPVEPAAGSNEVEDRKRAVRAALSIRESDVRGVLRHRFSENVLRFEGPVDFQGSRFREGVDLSRSVFQQKVDLSGAIFEKEAHFVRGRFMGETVCRETKFGPSTRFHQSTFQGPLDCTGALFDGMAEFLEVTFEQPATFERSRFGQGTGFSGSHFKSRIDFGEAIFSRETFFGFTIFENEVLFAGAQFLGSVDFSSAEFKRPDDLGTARFDQPPILDHTKRLASEQSDGLFHTREGQYVLTLVFLVVAALLIAYLIKVK; encoded by the coding sequence ATGATCGCCGTCGCGTCATATGAGTCCAGTGCAACCTGCGTGGTGGCGCCACGGACGAGTGACCCTTCAGCCGAACTAGTCACCCATCTTCCCTCCACGTGCTCTCCAGACGAACGTGACGCCCATGCCGTGGCCGGTGAAGCGGTGATCGATGCGATCGCACAGGGGCGTCGAGTCGATCTAGTCGGAGTCGTCATCCGCGGAGACCTTGTGTTTGATCGCCTTCCCGTGGAACCTGCTGCCGGTTCGAATGAGGTTGAAGATCGGAAGCGGGCTGTGCGTGCGGCATTGTCGATTCGAGAATCCGATGTGCGGGGAGTGCTCCGGCATCGGTTTTCTGAGAATGTCCTTCGGTTTGAGGGGCCGGTGGATTTTCAAGGATCTCGTTTCCGAGAGGGTGTAGATCTTTCACGTTCGGTTTTCCAGCAGAAGGTCGATCTCTCCGGCGCCATTTTTGAAAAGGAAGCCCACTTTGTTCGGGGGCGCTTCATGGGGGAAACGGTCTGCCGGGAAACGAAATTTGGACCCAGCACCAGATTTCATCAGTCGACGTTTCAGGGTCCGCTGGACTGTACGGGCGCACTCTTTGACGGTATGGCGGAGTTCCTTGAAGTAACATTCGAGCAACCGGCAACGTTTGAGCGGTCGAGGTTTGGCCAAGGAACAGGATTTTCTGGAAGCCACTTCAAGAGTCGAATCGATTTTGGCGAGGCGATCTTCAGCCGTGAGACCTTCTTTGGGTTTACGATTTTTGAGAACGAGGTCCTGTTTGCCGGTGCCCAGTTTCTCGGGTCAGTCGATTTTTCCAGCGCGGAATTCAAGCGTCCCGACGACCTGGGAACGGCGCGCTTCGACCAGCCACCGATCTTGGACCACACAAAGCGCCTCGCTTCCGAGCAATCAGATGGCTTGTTCCACACTCGGGAAGGGCAGTATGTCCTGACCTTGGTCTTTCTTGTGGTGGCGGCGCTGCTGATCGCGTACCTCATCAAGGTCAAATGA
- the urtE gene encoding urea ABC transporter ATP-binding subunit UrtE translates to MPQTTAPAPPLTLVVDQINAYYGESHILRNVSFTIEPGEVVCLMGRNGMGKTTTLKTLTGLLPARSGTIRFNGVEITRESTDRRARQGLAYVPQGREIIPHLTVHQNLLLGYWNRPAIPGDVSESAAFEEVYQLFPKLTQILHRPGGVLSGGEQQQLAIGRAILSSPTLLLLDEPTEGIQPSIVDQIEDVIIGFKQSRRFAILLVEQGLHFAARLAEKYVVMAKGAVMAQGKSSDLNADMVRQHLTV, encoded by the coding sequence ATGCCCCAGACCACCGCACCCGCTCCGCCGCTGACGTTAGTCGTCGACCAGATCAACGCCTATTACGGCGAGAGCCATATTCTGCGGAACGTCTCGTTTACCATCGAGCCGGGCGAGGTGGTCTGTCTCATGGGGCGCAACGGGATGGGCAAGACCACCACGCTCAAGACCTTGACCGGGTTGCTGCCGGCGCGGTCGGGGACCATTCGGTTCAATGGCGTGGAGATCACACGGGAGTCGACGGATCGCCGGGCGCGCCAGGGGCTGGCGTATGTGCCGCAAGGGCGCGAGATTATCCCCCATTTGACGGTCCATCAAAACCTGTTACTGGGCTACTGGAACCGGCCGGCGATCCCGGGCGATGTGTCCGAGTCGGCGGCCTTTGAGGAGGTCTATCAGCTGTTCCCCAAACTCACGCAGATTCTGCATCGCCCCGGCGGGGTGCTCAGCGGCGGCGAGCAGCAGCAGTTAGCCATCGGCCGCGCGATTCTCTCGAGCCCCACGCTGCTCTTGCTCGATGAGCCCACCGAGGGGATTCAGCCCTCCATCGTCGATCAGATCGAGGATGTCATCATCGGGTTCAAACAGTCGCGCCGTTTTGCCATTCTCTTGGTCGAGCAGGGGCTCCACTTCGCCGCCCGCCTCGCGGAAAAGTATGTGGTGATGGCCAAGGGCGCCGTCATGGCCCAGGGCAAAAGCTCCGACCTCAATGCCGACATGGTCCGCCAACACCTGACGGTGTAA
- a CDS encoding SUMF1/EgtB/PvdO family nonheme iron enzyme → MVFIPEGEFLFGTDNVTISLPAFYIDKNEVTTQLYASFMQATNHSKPEHWGDVRPEFDGDKPVIGVEWSDANEYCHYYGKRLPTEKEWEKAARGTDGRIYPWGNSEPSKSLANYGGQFCLAFCNVYAEKLKPVASYAAGRSPYGLYDMAGNAWEWVEEKRLRGGSWISNTHTPGLGLPSASHLGDATRTYGKRYLLGFRCAQDVR, encoded by the coding sequence ATGGTTTTCATACCAGAAGGGGAATTCCTTTTTGGAACCGACAACGTCACAATCTCGTTGCCCGCCTTCTACATAGACAAAAATGAGGTAACGACCCAGCTCTATGCTTCATTCATGCAGGCGACTAATCATAGCAAACCAGAGCATTGGGGGGATGTAAGGCCAGAGTTTGATGGGGACAAGCCCGTCATTGGTGTCGAGTGGTCAGATGCTAATGAGTATTGTCATTACTACGGGAAGCGCCTCCCAACCGAGAAGGAATGGGAAAAAGCAGCACGCGGTACCGATGGCCGAATATATCCTTGGGGGAATTCGGAGCCCAGTAAGAGTCTTGCAAACTATGGTGGTCAGTTTTGTCTTGCGTTTTGTAATGTCTATGCTGAGAAGCTTAAACCAGTTGCGAGTTATGCTGCGGGTCGAAGCCCCTACGGCCTTTACGATATGGCTGGTAATGCATGGGAGTGGGTTGAGGAAAAGAGACTTCGAGGGGGATCATGGATTAGTAATACACATACACCAGGGCTTGGTTTGCCCTCCGCGTCCCACTTGGGAGACGCCACCAGAACTTATGGGAAACGATATCTTCTTGGATTTCGTTGTGCTCAGGATGTTCGTTAG
- a CDS encoding XRE family transcriptional regulator, producing the protein MKKNTTKSSGNVFADLGFDPAEAAVLQMRSNLMSDLRLYIEKQKLTQAEAAKRLGIAQSRVSDLVRGKWDKFSLEMLITLEARLGRTIRVEFAA; encoded by the coding sequence ATGAAAAAGAACACGACGAAATCGAGCGGCAATGTGTTTGCCGACCTTGGGTTCGATCCGGCTGAAGCGGCTGTGCTCCAAATGCGTTCCAACTTGATGAGCGATCTTCGTCTCTACATCGAAAAACAGAAGCTGACTCAAGCCGAAGCGGCCAAGCGACTTGGTATTGCACAATCGCGTGTCTCCGATCTCGTTCGTGGGAAATGGGACAAATTCAGCCTCGAAATGCTCATCACCCTTGAGGCGCGCCTTGGACGTACGATTCGAGTCGAATTCGCAGCCTGA
- a CDS encoding DUF4238 domain-containing protein, with amino-acid sequence MNRGRLNNLKCKADIRKKNHFVPVSYLGRFVDPDGFLNVFDRKSSQWRRQRPKEVMHQRHYYRQEWAPPGIDQDLLEKYVGESLENAAAKVIDRLINQPLELDDQVFANFSVFGVSANQSPSADRDG; translated from the coding sequence ATGAACCGAGGTAGATTGAATAATTTGAAGTGCAAAGCCGATATTCGGAAGAAGAATCATTTCGTGCCAGTCTCTTATTTGGGTCGATTCGTCGATCCTGATGGATTTCTAAATGTCTTTGATCGAAAGTCCAGCCAATGGCGTAGACAGCGACCAAAAGAAGTGATGCATCAAAGGCATTATTACCGCCAGGAATGGGCACCGCCTGGTATAGATCAAGATCTTCTTGAAAAATATGTTGGCGAGTCACTGGAGAATGCAGCAGCGAAAGTCATAGATCGATTAATAAACCAACCCTTGGAGCTTGACGACCAGGTCTTTGCTAATTTTTCTGTATTTGGAGTTTCAGCGAATCAGAGCCCCTCGGCAGATCGAGATGGGTAA
- a CDS encoding DUF4238 domain-containing protein, which produces MGKRLMRDRILLLGPTDVTRDVLGGKFRLEMKKSAGFIYLKAMMGQLNPWFARMKWEVIKAEDGAAFITTDSPVSLWNAACFPPAEAGIGLLGTVVLFPLSSQYLLIMRHPEYKKNTRTHSLIVLAEPTLEDRLVPVTTGRVWTRRTVANHNKVMRVLSDRLLVAQSRQVLEECIYG; this is translated from the coding sequence ATGGGTAAAAGGTTGATGAGGGACCGAATTCTGCTTCTTGGCCCAACTGATGTAACAAGAGATGTTCTTGGGGGAAAATTTCGGTTAGAGATGAAAAAGTCTGCCGGATTTATCTATTTGAAGGCAATGATGGGGCAACTCAATCCCTGGTTTGCTCGGATGAAATGGGAAGTAATAAAAGCGGAGGATGGTGCGGCGTTTATTACAACTGACAGTCCTGTGTCTCTCTGGAATGCGGCATGTTTTCCCCCTGCAGAAGCGGGTATTGGGCTTCTTGGAACAGTTGTGTTGTTTCCGCTGAGTTCGCAATATCTTTTAATTATGCGACATCCTGAATATAAGAAAAATACAAGGACCCATTCTCTGATTGTCTTAGCTGAGCCGACACTCGAAGACCGGCTGGTGCCTGTTACCACTGGAAGAGTCTGGACTCGAAGGACAGTTGCCAATCACAACAAGGTGATGCGTGTTCTTTCTGATCGGCTTTTAGTAGCCCAGAGCAGGCAGGTGTTGGAAGAATGCATATATGGTTGA
- a CDS encoding segregation/condensation protein A produces MDSHPEDSKQTELPYQVRIENFEGPLDLLLHLIKKNEINIYDIPIAMIAQQYLEYLEAMEELNLNVAGDFLVMAATLLQIKSKMLLPADERADDEEDGPDPREELVRRLLEYKAFKEAASQLDSQERMWREIFWREHVPPVEQVEDDLPLENVSLFELVDALQEVLDRNPSSRLLEIVPDNLTVRERMNLILETLEGKDSVSFAALFEGPIHRVMIVVTFLALLELMRLRVARVFQAETFGPILVSRTFSLVPDPAELHTVGEEWKGI; encoded by the coding sequence GTGGACTCTCATCCAGAAGATTCTAAACAGACCGAACTCCCGTACCAGGTTCGCATCGAGAATTTCGAGGGGCCGCTCGATCTCCTACTCCATCTCATCAAGAAAAATGAGATCAACATCTACGATATTCCAATCGCGATGATTGCGCAGCAGTACCTGGAGTATCTGGAGGCGATGGAGGAACTGAATCTCAATGTGGCAGGCGATTTCTTGGTCATGGCCGCGACGTTACTGCAGATCAAGTCCAAAATGCTGTTGCCTGCAGATGAGCGGGCGGACGATGAAGAGGACGGGCCGGATCCACGAGAAGAGCTCGTTCGGCGGTTGCTCGAATATAAGGCCTTCAAAGAAGCGGCGAGTCAGCTTGATAGCCAGGAACGAATGTGGCGCGAGATCTTCTGGCGTGAACACGTACCACCGGTCGAGCAGGTTGAAGACGATCTCCCGTTAGAAAATGTCTCTCTGTTTGAGCTGGTTGATGCGCTTCAGGAAGTGCTCGATCGAAATCCAAGCAGCCGGTTGCTCGAAATCGTACCTGACAATCTCACGGTGCGTGAGCGGATGAACCTCATCCTCGAAACGCTCGAAGGGAAAGATTCGGTTTCCTTTGCAGCGTTGTTTGAAGGGCCGATTCATCGGGTGATGATCGTCGTCACGTTTTTGGCGTTGCTTGAACTGATGCGACTTCGGGTAGCCCGGGTGTTTCAAGCCGAGACATTCGGACCGATTCTGGTGTCACGGACATTTTCTCTAGTGCCGGATCCGGCGGAGCTTCACACCGTCGGGGAAGAATGGAAGGGGATATGA
- a CDS encoding sulfite exporter TauE/SafE family protein, with protein MHEAELLTLLGVGFLLGLRHALDADHLAAVSTVLAERPSLFASGAVGFWWGIGHTLTLFLVGAVVLALGLHIPAEFEMIAESGVALLLIVLGGMLARKLYRERWHVHSHRHDGEHHVHFHSHQRQETHHHRHWVADSIRPLCIGMAHGLAGSAALILMILATTSDVSSGLLSILIFGVGSIIGMMLIGLTISVPVIFSRSCNQRLFIGVQGLASLASVSVGVWMLAKLMVSIGEH; from the coding sequence ATGCATGAAGCCGAATTGTTGACATTGCTCGGAGTCGGTTTCCTCCTTGGGCTACGACATGCCTTGGATGCCGATCATCTCGCGGCGGTTTCGACTGTGCTTGCTGAGAGGCCTTCACTCTTCGCATCGGGAGCCGTCGGATTCTGGTGGGGGATCGGACATACCTTGACGTTGTTCCTCGTGGGAGCGGTTGTTCTTGCTTTGGGACTGCATATTCCTGCGGAATTTGAAATGATTGCTGAATCAGGGGTAGCCTTGTTACTCATCGTCCTTGGCGGGATGCTCGCGAGAAAGTTGTACCGCGAACGGTGGCATGTGCACAGCCATCGTCATGACGGTGAACACCATGTTCACTTCCATAGCCATCAACGACAGGAAACCCATCATCATCGCCATTGGGTGGCGGACTCGATCCGTCCGCTCTGTATCGGCATGGCGCATGGATTGGCCGGATCGGCAGCATTGATCCTGATGATTCTGGCAACGACGAGCGATGTCAGTTCAGGCCTCTTGTCGATTCTGATCTTCGGCGTCGGGTCGATCATCGGCATGATGCTGATTGGTTTGACAATCAGTGTTCCGGTTATCTTCTCGCGTTCGTGTAATCAACGACTGTTTATCGGTGTGCAGGGCTTGGCCAGCCTCGCTAGCGTTTCGGTGGGTGTATGGATGTTGGCCAAGTTAATGGTGTCGATCGGAGAACATTGA
- the urtD gene encoding urea ABC transporter ATP-binding protein UrtD, which produces MTPGDRILSCEHVVVDYDGFKALNNCNFSVQYNELRVVIGPNGAGKTTLLDVICGKTPPTSGTIRFGDGISLVGKNAEDITKLGVGRKFQAPSIYGNLSVWQNLDLSVKRASKGVVPTLVGKTTSAERARISEVLETIGLTEQAHARAGALSHGQKQWLEIGMVIVQEPALLLVDEPVAGMSDKETEQTGHLLMTLSQKQAIVVIEHDMDFVRQIATIVTVLAEGTVICEGTVEQVQADEHVREIYLGRAKVAQ; this is translated from the coding sequence GTGACGCCCGGCGACCGGATTCTCTCCTGCGAACACGTCGTGGTCGATTACGACGGCTTCAAGGCGTTGAACAACTGCAATTTCAGTGTGCAGTACAACGAGCTGCGCGTGGTGATCGGGCCGAACGGCGCGGGCAAGACGACCTTGCTCGATGTCATTTGCGGCAAGACCCCGCCGACCTCCGGGACCATTCGGTTCGGCGACGGGATCAGTCTGGTCGGCAAGAACGCGGAGGACATCACCAAGCTCGGCGTTGGGCGGAAATTCCAAGCGCCGTCGATCTACGGCAATCTCTCGGTGTGGCAAAACCTGGACCTCTCGGTCAAGCGCGCCAGCAAGGGCGTGGTGCCCACCTTGGTCGGCAAGACGACGTCGGCGGAACGGGCCCGGATCAGTGAGGTGTTGGAGACCATCGGGTTGACCGAGCAGGCCCATGCGCGCGCCGGGGCCCTCTCGCACGGCCAAAAACAGTGGCTCGAGATCGGCATGGTGATCGTGCAAGAGCCCGCCTTGCTCTTGGTCGACGAACCCGTGGCGGGCATGAGTGACAAGGAAACCGAGCAGACCGGGCACTTGTTGATGACGCTGTCCCAAAAGCAAGCCATCGTCGTGATCGAGCATGACATGGACTTTGTGCGGCAGATTGCCACCATCGTCACGGTGTTGGCCGAGGGCACCGTCATTTGTGAAGGCACCGTCGAGCAGGTGCAAGCCGATGAGCATGTGCGTGAGATTTATTTAGGGCGCGCGAAAGTCGCGCAGTAA
- a CDS encoding type II toxin-antitoxin system RelE/ParE family toxin: MKALEFVGSSRDDPRSFPAEARRAAGLELGFIQRGLDPSDWRPMSEVGAGVREIRIHVLGEWRVFYVAQSATTVYVLHVFQKKTRKTRREDIELARKRYRQIGGRS; encoded by the coding sequence ATGAAAGCCCTGGAGTTCGTTGGGTCGAGTCGTGATGATCCCAGGAGTTTTCCTGCGGAGGCCCGGCGGGCGGCTGGTCTTGAGTTGGGCTTTATTCAGCGAGGGCTGGACCCTTCTGACTGGAGGCCCATGAGCGAGGTGGGCGCCGGGGTGCGGGAGATTCGCATCCATGTCTTGGGAGAATGGCGCGTGTTCTATGTGGCCCAATCCGCCACGACTGTGTATGTGCTGCATGTGTTCCAGAAGAAGACACGGAAGACCAGAAGAGAAGACATTGAGTTGGCGCGGAAACGGTATCGTCAGATTGGAGGTCGATCATGA
- a CDS encoding class I SAM-dependent methyltransferase — MKPAAIHKPHDLTGETRGLLAWHIPDLVVYQHSFDEWWLAPLDDNLPLIRLNRTGLGLLQAMNGHTTVGALVEQYGAKICGPEGQPGEWHLARWATPNYSLCYYGTAPPGGHRHKAKWDTLLQQVREGWSGREEFEGEHHLETFHVHELAQSDGDDRHFDLIETTVSHLFREPSEALAGLTYGQLLMRQLRRLGWFNPKPKVLLEIGGGLGYVAQELGKGLLPFEKQGITYLSLDITEPFLKLQVSRAKAGGWKVSGTRANAESLPFADHSVDLVIDNENMADMTPVQLSKNELTSGVGDTPQHQEALDWIRRLRLPIETDLPESVIFNLGPIRFVAELWRVLKPGGRAFLTEFGIEQGWPAPVKLPGHTEYEVQYSHMRQAVRWLGFQERYLSLPQFLGLKPDTKVLCTGATYTLQRFCEAVNRPFSVRAYTEKELQEALGDTLPKVQGLHYHDLADPAWFGLQDFKVLLLEKPGGTPKAQFTEQKGYRWYSQK; from the coding sequence ATGAAACCTGCTGCCATCCACAAACCCCATGACTTAACGGGTGAGACCCGAGGCCTTCTGGCCTGGCACATCCCTGATCTGGTGGTCTACCAACACAGCTTCGACGAATGGTGGTTGGCACCCCTCGATGACAACCTGCCGCTGATCCGGCTGAACCGTACCGGGCTTGGCCTGCTCCAGGCGATGAACGGCCATACGACGGTCGGGGCACTTGTTGAACAGTATGGCGCCAAGATTTGCGGGCCCGAGGGACAACCTGGCGAATGGCACCTTGCGCGATGGGCAACTCCCAACTACTCACTCTGTTATTACGGGACCGCACCACCCGGCGGTCATCGGCATAAAGCCAAATGGGATACCCTCTTACAACAAGTCCGCGAAGGCTGGTCTGGGCGAGAAGAATTTGAGGGAGAGCACCATCTGGAAACGTTCCATGTGCATGAGTTGGCCCAGAGCGACGGAGATGATCGTCACTTTGACCTGATTGAAACCACCGTCTCTCACCTGTTCCGTGAGCCAAGCGAAGCTCTCGCTGGCTTGACCTACGGGCAGCTTCTCATGCGGCAACTCCGGCGGTTAGGCTGGTTCAATCCCAAACCAAAGGTTCTACTGGAAATCGGCGGGGGCTTGGGGTACGTCGCACAGGAACTGGGCAAGGGCCTACTCCCCTTCGAGAAACAGGGGATCACCTATTTGTCGCTCGATATCACCGAACCGTTTCTCAAGCTCCAAGTCTCTCGAGCCAAGGCCGGTGGATGGAAGGTCTCCGGCACCAGGGCAAACGCCGAATCGCTTCCTTTCGCCGATCATTCCGTTGATCTGGTGATCGATAATGAAAACATGGCAGACATGACACCGGTGCAATTGAGCAAAAACGAGCTCACATCCGGAGTTGGAGACACACCGCAACATCAAGAGGCCCTGGATTGGATCAGACGGCTCCGTTTGCCGATCGAGACGGATCTCCCGGAATCCGTCATCTTTAACTTGGGGCCGATTCGCTTTGTTGCCGAATTGTGGCGAGTCCTCAAGCCAGGCGGTCGCGCCTTTCTCACCGAATTCGGGATCGAGCAAGGGTGGCCGGCACCCGTGAAGCTACCGGGACATACCGAGTACGAAGTTCAATATAGCCATATGCGGCAAGCGGTGCGCTGGCTCGGGTTTCAAGAACGGTATCTGTCCCTTCCGCAGTTTCTGGGACTCAAGCCGGACACAAAGGTCCTCTGCACCGGCGCGACGTACACCCTCCAGCGATTCTGCGAGGCCGTCAACCGACCTTTTTCCGTGCGTGCCTACACGGAAAAGGAGTTACAGGAGGCTTTAGGAGACACGCTCCCAAAAGTCCAGGGCCTTCACTACCACGACCTGGCTGATCCAGCCTGGTTCGGCCTTCAAGATTTCAAAGTGCTGCTGTTGGAAAAACCGGGCGGCACGCCGAAAGCGCAATTCACCGAGCAAAAAGGCTATCGGTGGTATTCGCAGAAGTAA
- the scpB gene encoding SMC-Scp complex subunit ScpB produces MTSGEADLVQETTELSAMDIAANNGHSAEGAVGLDPVQSGAELQAILESLLFVSSEPMSVVRLTSVIGTVTKVEVEEGLQNLGQALEQEGRGVRLAEIAGGYRIVTKQEYVSWIKRLDKSKATAKLSRSALESLAIIAYKQPLVRAEIEEIRGVEASGVLRTLLERKLVRIVGRKEVPGRPIMYGTTKYFLEHFGLSDLSHLPPLREFKELGEGEQALLPIDGDRMPEEDSEKANMETIETDEETSVSVEVGSSPQLEEMFDPQPASH; encoded by the coding sequence ATGACGTCAGGAGAGGCAGATTTGGTTCAGGAGACGACCGAACTCAGCGCGATGGATATTGCGGCGAACAATGGACATTCCGCGGAAGGAGCCGTTGGTCTTGACCCCGTGCAGAGCGGGGCCGAGCTTCAGGCAATCCTGGAATCGCTTCTCTTTGTGTCTTCCGAACCGATGTCGGTTGTTCGACTCACCTCGGTGATTGGGACAGTGACAAAGGTTGAGGTGGAAGAGGGGTTGCAGAACCTTGGCCAAGCACTGGAGCAAGAAGGACGTGGGGTGCGCCTGGCCGAAATCGCGGGCGGGTATCGCATTGTGACCAAGCAGGAATATGTCTCCTGGATCAAGCGGTTGGACAAAAGCAAGGCAACGGCGAAGCTGTCCAGATCTGCACTGGAGTCCCTGGCGATTATTGCCTACAAGCAGCCGCTCGTACGTGCGGAAATCGAAGAAATTCGTGGCGTAGAAGCTTCCGGCGTGTTGCGCACCCTCTTGGAACGGAAGCTGGTTCGGATCGTCGGGCGCAAGGAAGTTCCTGGGCGTCCGATCATGTATGGGACCACGAAGTATTTCTTAGAGCACTTCGGTCTGAGCGATCTCTCGCACTTGCCTCCACTCCGAGAGTTCAAGGAGCTTGGTGAAGGGGAACAGGCACTCCTTCCCATCGATGGAGACAGGATGCCGGAGGAAGATTCGGAAAAGGCGAATATGGAGACGATCGAAACAGATGAAGAGACCTCAGTCAGTGTCGAGGTCGGGTCTTCTCCTCAGTTGGAGGAGATGTTTGATCCCCAACCGGCCAGTCACTAG